The stretch of DNA CGACAGCGTCATCATCATCAATCGCGGGCGCATCGTCGCCCAGGGGACGCAGGCGGAGCTGGTGCAGCAGGTCTTTCCCGCCGCGCGGCTCGAGGTGCAGGTGGTCGGCCCCGCCGAGGCCGTGATCGCCGCCCTCAAGGGGCTGCCTGGAGTCACCGGGGTCGAGGCGCTCGACGCGCGCGACGGCGCCGCGCGGTTCCTGATCGAGTCCCCGCGAGAGCGGGACGTGCGCGGCGAGCTGGTCCGCCTGGTGACGGGGCGGGGCTGGGGGCTGCTCGAGCTGCATCAGACGGGCCTCTCCCTCGAGGAGGTGTTCATCCGCGTCGTCGCCGGGGAGGAGCACGCGCCCCAGATCGAGGAAGCCGTGGTCGAGGAGACACGGTGATGGGGTGGCTGCCCGTCTTCAAGAAGGAGATGCGGCTCTACTTCGGCTCCCCCGTGGCCTATGCCGTGGCCACCTTCTTCCTCTTCGTGACGGCCTTTTTCTTCGTGCCCGCCTTCCGGGGCTTCGCCGAGCTGTCGATGCGGGCGGCCATGCAGCCGCAGTTTGGCGGGAACCTGAACGCCACCGAGAGCATCCTCCGGCCGCTCATCTACAACATGGCCGTGGTCCTGCTCTTCTTCATCCCGATGGTGACCATGCGCCTCATCGCCGAGGAGCGGCGGGCGGGCAACATGGAGCTCCTCCTGACCTATCCGCTGCGGGACGGAGAAATCCTGCTGGGCAAGTTTCTCGCCGCCCTCGTCCTCTACATGCTCATCCTGGCCCTCACCCTCTTCTACCCGGTGACCGTGGCCTGGTTCACGCGGCTGGAATGGGGCGCGGTCGCCACTGGCTACCTGGGGCTTCTCCTCATCGGGGCCGCTTTCCTCTCGGTGGGGCTCTTCGTGTCGTCCACGACGGAGAACCAGATCGTGGCGGGCTTCGGCACCTTCGGGGCCCTCCTCGGACTCTGGCTGCTCGGCTGGTTCTCGGACACGACCCAGGGCACCCTCCGTACCGTCGTCCAGCAGGCCGGCATCATCGAGCACATGGATAGCTTCGCCAAGGGCGTCCTCGAGACCAAGGACATCGTGTACTACCTGTCGGTGATCGGGTTCGCGCTCTTCCTGGCCCTGCGCTCGCTGGACTCGCAGCGGTGGCGAGGATAGGCCGGTGAGCCTGCTCAAGCGCTGGGGCATGTCGGCCACCGTGGGATTTCTGCTCGCCGCGGCCGCCCTGGCCCTCTTCGTGCCGTGGCTGATCAGGCTACGCTGGGCTCTCATGATCGCCGCGGGAGTGCTCTTCATCGCCACCGGCGCCGCGAACTGGCGCGAGGGCGCCTCGTTCCTGGGCCGTCGGGGCACGCGCTATGGCGCGAGCGCGGCTCTCCTGGTCGTGCTGGCCCTGGGCATCGTGGTCATGGCCAATGCCGTCTCGGTCCGCTACAGCGCACGGTGGGACCTGACCGAGAACAAGCGCCACAGCCTTTCCTCCCAGACGGTCAAGATCCTCCAGGGGCTCAAGGCCCCTGTCGAGGTCATCGCCTTCTTCCGATCGGATCAGCCCGGCAAGCGCGTCGCCGAGGACCTGCTGAAGCAATACGCCGGAGCCTCCAAGGGCAAGCTCACCTATCGCATGGATGATCCGGACCGGGCGCCGGGACTGGCCAAGCGACTCGGCGTCGAGAGCTATGGCACCCTGGTGCTCCAGAGCGGCGAGAAGTCCGAGAAGGTGCTCGAGGCCGACGAGGAGCGGCTCACCAATGCCCTCGTCAAGGTCACGCGCTCGGGCAAGCGCGTCGTCTACATGCTCAAGGGACATGGCGAGCGCGAGACCGGCAATACCGAGCGTCCGGGCATGAGCCGCGCCAAGGACGAGCTGGAGAAGGCCAACTACGAGCTCAAGGACCTTGTGCTGGCGCGCGATCCCAAGGTCCCCGCCGACGCCTCCGTGGTGATCATCGCGGGGCCGCGCACGGACCTCTTCCCCCAGGAGCTCGAGGCTCTCGACGCCTATCTCTCCAGGGGGGGCAAGATCTTTTTCATGGCCGATCCGTTCCAGGCCGAGGGGCTCGCCAAGTACCTGACCAAGTACGGGATCACCCTCGGCAACGACGTGGTCATCGAGCTCAGCCCCATCGGCCGTCTCTTCGGCGTGGGGCCCGAGGTCCCCGTGATCAACCAGTACGAGCCGCACCCGATCACCAAGGACCTGGGCGGCGTGATGACGCTCTTCCCGATCACCCGCTCGGTCCAGCTGTCGAAGGCCCAGGTCAGGGGCGTCGCGCCGCAGGTGCTCGCGCGGTCGAGCCCGCAGTCCTGGGGCGAGACGGACCGCGTCGCCCTTCAGCGTGGTGAGGTCAAGCCGGATCCCAACGACACGCCGGGTCCCGTCCCCGTCGCGGCCGTGGTCACCCTCGACGTGCTACCGGGCGCCGCCGCCAAGGGCGAAGGCGCCAAGGACGAAGGCGGCAAGGGCGAGGGCGCCAAGGGCGAGGACAAGACGCCGTCCAAGGCGCGCATCGTCGTGGTGGGAACCTCGAACCTCGCCAGCAACCAGTTCCTGGGCGCTCAGGGAAACCGCGATTTCTTCATGAACGTCGTCTCGTGGCTGGCCGACGAGGCGGACCAGGTCGCGGTGCGGCCCCGGGATGCGCGACAGAACCCCATCTTCATCAGCGAAGCGCAGTCCCAGGCCGTGCTGTGGCTGTCCCTCCTCGTGCTGCCCGGCGCGGTGATGGTCTGCGGCATCTTCGTCGTCGTGCACCGCCGTCGCCAGAAGTAGCTCCCGATCATGAGCTGGAAGACCCTGGTCATCCTGGCCGTCATCGCTGTGGGTCTCGGCGGTTTCCTCGTGGTGGACAACTACTGGCTGATCCCGAAGCGGGAAAAGGTCGAAGGCGCCAAGGGCCGTCTGTGGAAAGTAGAACCCAAGGATGTGGAGACGGTCACCATCAAACGCAAGGGCGAGACCATACGTCTCAAGCGGTCGGCTGACGGCTGGGACATGCTCGAGCCCGTGAAGGCGCGAGGTGACCGGGGTGCCGTGGACGAGGTGGTGACGAGCCTGGCCACCCTGCGCGCCGACCGCGAGATCGACCCCAATCCCGCCAAGCTCTCGGACTTCGGGCTCGAGCCGCCCGCGGCCGAGGTCACCCTCGAGGTCAAGGATGGCAAGGCGCCGCTCACGCTCGCCGTGGGCGGCAAGAACCCGACCGGTGTCTGGGTCTATGCCCGCGAAGGCAGCAAGCCCGCCGTGGTCGCCCTGGGGGAATCGGTGTTCCGCGACACCGCGCGTCCCGTCTCCGACTTCAGGGACAAGACGGTGCTTGCCTTCGACCGCAAGAACGTGACCACGGTTGATCTGGATCTCGAGGGCTCCAAGATGACCCTCGAGGCCCTCGAAGGCGGCAAGTGGAAGATCGCCAGGCCCGGGCCCTATCCCGCCGACGCCGATGTGGTCGCGGAGGCCCTCGACAAGCTCGCGGCCGCCAAGGTCAGGGAGTTCGTGGGCCAGCCCAGCTCGCTCGGACCCTATGGCCTCGACAAGCCCTCGAGCATCACCATCTGGCTCGGCAAGGACAAGGACCGCACGTCGAAGACCCTGCTCTTCGGCAAGGTGGACAAGGCGAAGAAGGGCGTCTATGTCGTGCGGCAGGGCGAGCCGGAAGTGCTGCTGACCGGCGAAGAGGTCTGGGACAAGCTGCCCCGGACGGTGGCCGCCGCTCGCGACAAGATCGTCTTCGCCTATGCCTATGACAAGGTGAGCCGCGTCGAGCTCGACCATGGCCGGGGCAAGGTCACCCTCGAGCGCGATGGCATCTCCTGGAAGATCACCGCGCCCGAGTCGCTCACCGCCGATACGAGCGTGGTCAATGCGCTCTTGTGGCGCCTGCGCGATCTGCGCGCCTCGGGCTTCCTCGACGAATCCGCCTCCGGCATCCCCCGCTATCTGGGCAAGCCCGCCGTCACCGTCCGGCTCTGGGAGGAAGGGGCCAAGGAGCCGCGCACCTTCCTGCTCGCCCTGTCGAAAGATCTCAAGGCGGGTGAGTCGACGGGCGTGGCCGCCACAGCGGGGCAGGGACCGGTGGTGATGGTCGAGTCCAAGGCCGTGACCGACCTCGAGAAGACGTCCGCCGACCTGCGCGACAAGACGGTCGTCGCCTCCTTCGACATGAAGGAGGTCAAGCGCGTCCGCGTGGTCGCGGGCGACAAGCGGCTGGTGGTCGAGAAGCGTGGCGAGGACGCGTGGCGGATCGTGGAAGGCGGCAAGGGTAGTGCCAAGGAATTCAAGGTCACGAGTCTGTTGCTGGCCCTCCGCGCGCTGCGCTGGAAGGACATCGCGGCGCCGGATGCCTCCCAGGCACAGAAGTTCGGCCTCGACAAGCCCGAGGTGGAAGTGACCGTGCTCAAGGGCGACGGCAGCGAGATGGCCAAGCTCGCCATCGGGCGTACCGAGGACAAGGTCGCCTATGTCCAGAGCAAGTCCGCGCCCGGCGTGTACGTGGTGGACACCACGGCGCTCGACGACATCCGCAAGGCCCCGACCGACATCCCGGGCTAGGAAGGCTCATGACCGCTCGCTCACCGTCGCTCTACCTCAGGCAAATGGAGCTCGGCCCCATGCAGAACTTCGTCTACCTGGTGGGGGACCCGGAGACGCGGGAGTGCGTGGCCGTGGATCCGGCGTGGGAGATCGACGCGATCGTGGACCAGATCGCCTCCGACGACATGCGGCTCAAGGGCGTTCTGGTCACCCACACGCATCAGGACCATGTGGGCGGCCATCTCTTCGGCCACGACATTCCGGGCATCGCGGATCTCCTGGGCAAGGCCGCCGCCAAGGTCTACGTCCATGCGGCGGAGCGGGAATTCCTCAAGGGATTCGGCTCGGATCTGGTCAAGGTCGAGGGGGGCGAGACGCTCGACGTGGGCCGCATGAAGATCACCTTCGTCCACACCCCGGGCCACACCCCGGGTTCGCAGTGCTTCCTCGTGGACGGGCGTCTGATCTCCGGCGACACCCTCTTCATCCGCTCGTGCGGCCGCACCGATCTGCCCGGCAGCGATCCCCAGGAGATGTACACCTCGCTGACCCGGCGGCTGGGCGCCCTTCCCGACGAGACGGTCGTCTTCCCCGGCCACAACTATGGCGGCACCGTCACCACCATCGGCGACGAGAAGCGCCACAATCCCATGATGCGCTTCTCCTCAATGACGGAATTCCTCCGGGTGATGGGGCGGTAGCCTGTAGTTCGGAGTGGGGCTCCGCCCCCTTCCGAAGCCTCCCCCCGACGCAGCAATCTGAGAACCGCGCCGGCGAAGTCGGCGCTCGAAATGGAACATTCCTGCTCGCGAGAGCATGGAGACTACCGAAACGGACTGCTAGACCGCGGTGGCGCCGCCGTCGACGTACAGGACTTGGCCGGTGATGTAGTCGGGGCAGGTGGCGAAAAAGCGGACGGCCGCCGCCACATCCGCGGGATCCCCGAACCGCCCCATGGGGATCTTGGCCCGGAGCCGCTCCTGGGTCTCTGAGGGGAGACCGTCCGGGAGGAGCACCGCGCCCGGGGCCACCGCATTGACTTGGATGCGCGGGGCCAGGGCCACGGCGAGGCCGCGGGTGAGCATGATCACGCCCGCCTTGGAGATGCCATAGGGGATATAGCCGGCCCAGGCCCGGCGCCCGCCCACGTCGGCCAGATTGATGATGCGGCCCCCGCGCCGGCCCATGGCGCGCGCCGCCGCCTGGGAACAGAAGAAGGCGCCCTTCACGTTGATCGCGATGAAGCGATCGAAATCGGCCGGGGTCACCGTATCCCACGGTGTCCGGCGGAATATGCCCGCATTGTTGACCAGGAGGTCGAGCCGGCCGAGCCGGCGCACCGTCTCGCCCACGAGGCGCCGCGCCTCCGTCGGCTTCGCCACGTCGGCCCGGATGCGCACGGCGCGCGCGCGTAGCTTCTCGAGGTCGGCGACGGTCTGACGGGCCGCGGCCGCCGAGCGATGGTAGTTGATGGCGACGTCGAAGCCTCCGCGCGCCAGCTCGAGCGCGATGGCGCGGCCGAGGCGGATGGCGCCGCCCGTGACCAGCGCGACTTTGCGGGCCGTTTTATTGACATGCCT from Candidatus Methylomirabilota bacterium encodes:
- a CDS encoding ABC transporter permease, with the translated sequence MGWLPVFKKEMRLYFGSPVAYAVATFFLFVTAFFFVPAFRGFAELSMRAAMQPQFGGNLNATESILRPLIYNMAVVLLFFIPMVTMRLIAEERRAGNMELLLTYPLRDGEILLGKFLAALVLYMLILALTLFYPVTVAWFTRLEWGAVATGYLGLLLIGAAFLSVGLFVSSTTENQIVAGFGTFGALLGLWLLGWFSDTTQGTLRTVVQQAGIIEHMDSFAKGVLETKDIVYYLSVIGFALFLALRSLDSQRWRG
- a CDS encoding Gldg family protein; the encoded protein is MSLLKRWGMSATVGFLLAAAALALFVPWLIRLRWALMIAAGVLFIATGAANWREGASFLGRRGTRYGASAALLVVLALGIVVMANAVSVRYSARWDLTENKRHSLSSQTVKILQGLKAPVEVIAFFRSDQPGKRVAEDLLKQYAGASKGKLTYRMDDPDRAPGLAKRLGVESYGTLVLQSGEKSEKVLEADEERLTNALVKVTRSGKRVVYMLKGHGERETGNTERPGMSRAKDELEKANYELKDLVLARDPKVPADASVVIIAGPRTDLFPQELEALDAYLSRGGKIFFMADPFQAEGLAKYLTKYGITLGNDVVIELSPIGRLFGVGPEVPVINQYEPHPITKDLGGVMTLFPITRSVQLSKAQVRGVAPQVLARSSPQSWGETDRVALQRGEVKPDPNDTPGPVPVAAVVTLDVLPGAAAKGEGAKDEGGKGEGAKGEDKTPSKARIVVVGTSNLASNQFLGAQGNRDFFMNVVSWLADEADQVAVRPRDARQNPIFISEAQSQAVLWLSLLVLPGAVMVCGIFVVVHRRRQK
- a CDS encoding DUF4340 domain-containing protein; protein product: MSWKTLVILAVIAVGLGGFLVVDNYWLIPKREKVEGAKGRLWKVEPKDVETVTIKRKGETIRLKRSADGWDMLEPVKARGDRGAVDEVVTSLATLRADREIDPNPAKLSDFGLEPPAAEVTLEVKDGKAPLTLAVGGKNPTGVWVYAREGSKPAVVALGESVFRDTARPVSDFRDKTVLAFDRKNVTTVDLDLEGSKMTLEALEGGKWKIARPGPYPADADVVAEALDKLAAAKVREFVGQPSSLGPYGLDKPSSITIWLGKDKDRTSKTLLFGKVDKAKKGVYVVRQGEPEVLLTGEEVWDKLPRTVAAARDKIVFAYAYDKVSRVELDHGRGKVTLERDGISWKITAPESLTADTSVVNALLWRLRDLRASGFLDESASGIPRYLGKPAVTVRLWEEGAKEPRTFLLALSKDLKAGESTGVAATAGQGPVVMVESKAVTDLEKTSADLRDKTVVASFDMKEVKRVRVVAGDKRLVVEKRGEDAWRIVEGGKGSAKEFKVTSLLLALRALRWKDIAAPDASQAQKFGLDKPEVEVTVLKGDGSEMAKLAIGRTEDKVAYVQSKSAPGVYVVDTTALDDIRKAPTDIPG
- a CDS encoding MBL fold metallo-hydrolase, translated to MTARSPSLYLRQMELGPMQNFVYLVGDPETRECVAVDPAWEIDAIVDQIASDDMRLKGVLVTHTHQDHVGGHLFGHDIPGIADLLGKAAAKVYVHAAEREFLKGFGSDLVKVEGGETLDVGRMKITFVHTPGHTPGSQCFLVDGRLISGDTLFIRSCGRTDLPGSDPQEMYTSLTRRLGALPDETVVFPGHNYGGTVTTIGDEKRHNPMMRFSSMTEFLRVMGR
- a CDS encoding SDR family oxidoreductase is translated as MTPHGSRHVNKTARKVALVTGGAIRLGRAIALELARGGFDVAINYHRSAAAARQTVADLEKLRARAVRIRADVAKPTEARRLVGETVRRLGRLDLLVNNAGIFRRTPWDTVTPADFDRFIAINVKGAFFCSQAAARAMGRRGGRIINLADVGGRRAWAGYIPYGISKAGVIMLTRGLAVALAPRIQVNAVAPGAVLLPDGLPSETQERLRAKIPMGRFGDPADVAAAVRFFATCPDYITGQVLYVDGGATAV